TCACTTTCCAGGTACTGGTTGAGCCTTCGGGCTTTAGCTGCGTGCTAAGCCATACCGATGTTACCAACAGCCCCCTTACCGCCGATATCATTCGCCTGCTAAACGGCAGCCTGTGGAAAGCCGCTGTTGACCATGGCAAACGGGTGGCATCATCGGTAAATGTGCAGTTTAAGATTGCTTTTGGCCGAATTTCGGCCCAGATGCTGCGGATGGACCTGGAGCAGATGAAACCGGCCGGCCCGCCAACAATTTATAATACCAGTACCCAATATACCAACCCATCGCTCAATAGCTATGAGTTTACCAAGTGGACCAAATACGATTCGCCGCTGCCCGATAACGTAAGCCAATCAAGCGCGGTTGATGCCACCGACGTACTTTGGTACGCCACCGCCCACGGCCTTACCCGTTTTGATGGCAGCACCTTTAACCCGGTTAATGAATACAACTCGCCCTTTACGTCCGAAACGGCTGTGCAGGAAATTACTGTTGATAAGGAGAACGCCAAATGGGCCTATATTGATAACGGCATATACAAATGCACCGATGCAGGCTGGCAGGTGTACGATTTTAAAAAGTTTATAAAAAGCCCGGTCACCAGTATTATAAAAAGCCGCAACGGCGAACTGCTGTTTACCACCAAAGATGGTATGGTAGTAGTGCGTAAAGATAAAGTGGTGGTGCTGAACAAGAAAACCATCCCGCTGCTGCCCTCAAGTAACGTAACTTTTGCCTATGTGGATAATCGCAAACGCCTGTGGATTGGCACATCAAAGGGCACTATCCTCATCGAGAAAGACCTGCTGCCAACTACTTTTACCACATCCGATTCGCCACTGAAAAACGCCAGCATATCCGGCGCCGCCGAAGATGAGCAGGGCAACCTCTATTTCTCGCTGATAAGCACCGCCAAAGCCTCGGCCGACGATGATAACGAAGGCATCGCGGTACTACGCCCCGATGGCACCTGGCTGCATTTAACCGACAAAAACTCGGGCATGCCATCAAACCACGTAACCAGCATTATGTACGATAAGTTTGAACACGTACTATGGCTGGGTACCGATCAATCGGGCCTGGTGCGGTACGATTTAAAAAACAGCTGGGAAAACTATAACAACGCCAACTCGCCCGCTCCCGGCTTTAAAATTTACCAGGTAGTGCAGGATTCCAAAGGGGTTATTTATGTTACCACGGCCAATGGTTTGATGCGGATCAGGAAAAGAGGAACGTTTTGAGGTTCGGGTTGAGATAGAATTAGCCGGGAAGAACGCTGGCTAAGACTCACCCGCCCGACGCTGCGCTGGGGCACCCTCTCTTCAACTTCGTTGGAAAGAGGGGCTTGAACGACTGGTACTTGATCTAAAAAATTAAATAAAACGCTTCCAGGCCCCTCTTTCCGGCAAAGCCGAAGAGAGGGTGGCGGGCGCAGCCTCGCCGGGTGAGTCTTCGCCGCCAAACCCTACTTACTACTTACTACTTACTACTTACTACTTACTACTTACTACTTACTACTTACTACTTACTACTTACATCCCCCTCAACCTCACATCATCCGCCACAATCCGCTCTATCATTATACTGCGTGTGCCGGTGGTATTTTCGTCAAAAGCATTTACATCTATAGCGCCGTAATTGTTAAGTGCGTCAACAGCCTCCTGCGCCAGCCTGGCCGATGGGGCGTGCACCGTTACAATGGTGCCGTTACGGCCTGCCGTGGCATGGGCTTCGGCCTCGTGTTGGTTATCAAACAGGTGGTTAAAAAACGCGGCTATACGGTCAATGGTACCGGGCTCGTGCACCTCATGGCCGGGCAGGGCTTTGTGGGTGTGCTGGTCTAAACTATCGGCGTCAAACTCGTTGCCCAACAAGTACTCGCACACATCGTCGGCAAGGGTAATATCTTCAAAAATACCTACTACTGTAATCATACGTTAGTAATAGGTAGTTGGAGTAAATTGTTTGAGGGGTTGAGTCGGAAAGTCCGGAAGTCGGAAAGTCCGGAAAGTCCGGAAAGTCAAAAGCAGCCACTACACAAATAATTCAAAAGTCTCAAATCTCATATCTAACATCTCATATCTAAAACAGGGCGTTTCCCGCTGGTAGAAGCGGGCCGGGCTTTCCCCTCATACGTGCACATGGCCTTAGCCACGGCCAACACTTATGCCCCGCGCGGCCGGTATCCGGTACAGTCCCTAACGCTGAGGTTGGGGCGAAGATGTTAGATTTGCTCCCCCCGGTGATTTTTTGTTATCGGGTAGGCGAACAGGTTTTCTTTTTCTATTTTAGGATCGGCCCTTATGGGGTGTATTTTATGGCGAAAATAAAAAACACGCTTTCTTATTACACAGAAATCAACGATTTTCTGGCCTCTATCCCATGGCCAGGACGCACAACCGATCCGGATTTTTACTGCCTGAGGCTAAAGCCACTTGATCAGGACCTGCAGATATACCGCCCACCTTTTAAACGTTCATTTTATTTTTTTGCGTTGCTGTTCAATTCCGGCAAAATCGAGGTTAACTACGGCGATCAAACCATTCACGATCCTGACTCTTATCTTGTTTTTCATTCGCCCAATCTTGTATATAGCTTTGCACATAACAATGCCCTGGAGGGTTATGTAATTTATTTTAAGCCCAAATGCTTCTCCTTCTTTAAACCAGACTTTCACCAGCAATTCCCCCTTTTTAATGTGTTACATACCAACCTGTTTAGGTTTGGCCATGACACATTTAAACAGTTGGCGCCACATTTTGAAACTGTATTTACCAGCTATGAAAGGTCGGCCAAGGCACAGCATATCGAAGCAAGAATAAAATTGCTTGGCTTGTTATATTACCTGGAAGATTTTGCATTAGAAAAGAAAGAGGATATCCCAGTGGCCACAGCGCAGCAAATCCTGTTGCGTAAATTTATGCAATTAATTGATAATCACTATATCAATAAGCGCACCGTACAGGAATATGCAGATCTGCTTTCGGTTACCGCTAATTACCTATCCCAATCTATCAAGCATGTTTCGGGCAAAAATGCGCTTGCTTTTATTGCCGAACGCCTGGCCCGCGAAGCCAGATCGCTCATACAGTACACCGATTTTACGGTAGCCGAGATTGCCTATCAACTCAACTTTTCGGACCCGGCTAATTTTGGCAAATTCTTTAAAAAGCATGTAGGTTTATCGCCTTCGGAGTTCCGGAACCAACGCAGGTAATTAAATTGACCTGTTTATCCAAGTTTTCGACCAAATCTTCCGCATAAGTTTAAGTTTTTTTGTGACAATAAATTAACTAACGTTATGAACTACAACCCTGCTGTGGATGCTTACATAAATAACTCGGAAGATTTTGCAAAACCTATTCTTGAGCACTGGCGCCGCCTTATTCATGAACATTGCCCTAATGCCGAAGAGGCTATAAAATGGAGCCTGCCCCATTTTGAATACAACAACGATAACATGTGTGTAGTGGCATCCTATAAAAATCATTGCTCTTTTACGTTCCTGAAGGCCGAATTGATGACCGACCCACGTTTGAAGGCAAGTAAGGCCCTTAAACCAATTCAACGATTTTTAGGAAAGATCAGCCAAATAAGCGACCTGCCGCCCGACGATGAATTTATAGCCATGCTTAAAGAAGCCATGCAGTTAAACGAAAAAGGCATCAGGATAAAAAGAGACAAGCCCGAATCTGATAAACCCAGGGTACTGGTAACGCCCGATTATTTGCTGGCCGCATTAGTAGCTAACCCCAAAGCAAAGGAAGTTTTTGAAAGCAAATCCAACTCATTCCGCAAGGAATATATAGTTTGGATTACCGATGCCAAAACCGACGAAACACGACAAAAAAGAATAAATGAAGCTTTAGAATGGATAGCCGAAGGAAAAGGCAGATTTTGGAAACACCAAAAATAGATATCTTAAAATATCATACCATCCTGCCCTAAAAATATTGGAAAATAGAAACTTGAAGAGCAGCCCGTTATCCGAAGCCGGAAAGTTTGGAACTTATAAACATCCGGGAGTTGCATGTTTATTACTTTGCATGGCGTTTACCTATCAGTGTACGGAAATAACGCCAACAACCGACAAAACAAAGATGACAACGGGCGAATTTACCGCGCCACCCGGTTTCAGGGATTAAACAGCTTCCAGTGTCCTTCGCTAATAACCTCAATGCTGTCGTCAGTCACTTTTATGGCTGTCTGATCATCAATCGCGTATGAAGGTACTGCTATCGTAGCGGCCAGTTTTTGAATATTGTCCATAGAATTCGTCGGAAACCATTCATGATCTAAATGAGGGTGTAATGCAAAATCAACCAGTTTCAGCGACTTATCGCTTTCGGCCGGTAAATTATGGTTGCCATAGGTGGTTCCAAAGCGGGTCATGATCATGCTTCCGGCGCTTAAGCCCACATACACTATCCTTTGCAACAACGAGGGCAAAAGTTTTGCCAGGCCCGATTGCTGCATCCAGTAACACAAGTACTGGCAATCGCCCCCGCCAACCAGCAAAGCGTCAGTCTCCTGCAACATGGGCAGCCAA
The genomic region above belongs to Mucilaginibacter sp. KACC 22773 and contains:
- a CDS encoding ligand-binding sensor domain-containing protein encodes the protein MKLMLTLLYPPKTGKLLLLTCFLVFVFPAVVCAQNLFLQKIELCSAENYCIDCGSPKATCSQFTLDQLCDRINRKYSFKDANGSLTFQVLVEPSGFSCVLSHTDVTNSPLTADIIRLLNGSLWKAAVDHGKRVASSVNVQFKIAFGRISAQMLRMDLEQMKPAGPPTIYNTSTQYTNPSLNSYEFTKWTKYDSPLPDNVSQSSAVDATDVLWYATAHGLTRFDGSTFNPVNEYNSPFTSETAVQEITVDKENAKWAYIDNGIYKCTDAGWQVYDFKKFIKSPVTSIIKSRNGELLFTTKDGMVVVRKDKVVVLNKKTIPLLPSSNVTFAYVDNRKRLWIGTSKGTILIEKDLLPTTFTTSDSPLKNASISGAAEDEQGNLYFSLISTAKASADDDNEGIAVLRPDGTWLHLTDKNSGMPSNHVTSIMYDKFEHVLWLGTDQSGLVRYDLKNSWENYNNANSPAPGFKIYQVVQDSKGVIYVTTANGLMRIRKRGTF
- a CDS encoding helix-turn-helix domain-containing protein, whose product is MAKIKNTLSYYTEINDFLASIPWPGRTTDPDFYCLRLKPLDQDLQIYRPPFKRSFYFFALLFNSGKIEVNYGDQTIHDPDSYLVFHSPNLVYSFAHNNALEGYVIYFKPKCFSFFKPDFHQQFPLFNVLHTNLFRFGHDTFKQLAPHFETVFTSYERSAKAQHIEARIKLLGLLYYLEDFALEKKEDIPVATAQQILLRKFMQLIDNHYINKRTVQEYADLLSVTANYLSQSIKHVSGKNALAFIAERLAREARSLIQYTDFTVAEIAYQLNFSDPANFGKFFKKHVGLSPSEFRNQRR
- a CDS encoding YdeI/OmpD-associated family protein; this encodes MNYNPAVDAYINNSEDFAKPILEHWRRLIHEHCPNAEEAIKWSLPHFEYNNDNMCVVASYKNHCSFTFLKAELMTDPRLKASKALKPIQRFLGKISQISDLPPDDEFIAMLKEAMQLNEKGIRIKRDKPESDKPRVLVTPDYLLAALVANPKAKEVFESKSNSFRKEYIVWITDAKTDETRQKRINEALEWIAEGKGRFWKHQK
- a CDS encoding Type 1 glutamine amidotransferase-like domain-containing protein, with the translated sequence MKLLLTSAGISNASIHNALVELLRKPVAEASALFIPTAIYAIAGGADISRKVICGQLGDPFCDLGWKSLGILELTALPSIKQELWLPMLQETDALLVGGGDCQYLCYWMQQSGLAKLLPSLLQRIVYVGLSAGSMIMTRFGTTYGNHNLPAESDKSLKLVDFALHPHLDHEWFPTNSMDNIQKLAATIAVPSYAIDDQTAIKVTDDSIEVISEGHWKLFNP